The Plasmodium yoelii strain 17X genome assembly, chromosome: 8 genome includes a region encoding these proteins:
- a CDS encoding pseudouridylate synthase, putative, which produces MHFFISFLTIIFILIEIVQSFKIMKIVVEKTSGLNVVDKKFKPKYFIKNKLRFVSPYVYTYKLFAKKRWFGKNIVDVLAFEFCAYNTDYFLESIKKGYIKVNNKNITNDYIIKSNDFIEHKLLLFEKPVLYNKIIILYEDENFICVNKVASMPTHPVGSYQYNSLLRILQNYISQSGKNDTQNKHDNEINDDVVKIDLKFKKNKFNVLDTIYTQWKETKEKLKLKLKSSKCIFNNDNYEDINQGNSEKKKKKRKNYHNDQNCLNESGNFNKKLATNDNENKTEQLSNSLNIINTNEINNESSILNNELRTNVKSDILKREKNINLVNEKDFLNLHDNNKIYKEECKQINTKLNKYKNNEIEKDNNKDDSYIYTLHRLDKLTSGIVLFGKNKKFSTIFSEYVCDNKITKSYIARVEGDFRNLIKKLIIENKILKSDDNNFNEDDEINKLYDEYCKNNKIKNDDIYQFNGDYPGASFKNDIFLYRNKYKNERYNDKNKEAEFKNLINSINKNNKYVDELFDMSKFEDVQNNHVQNGELDTQNQKKMEEDFEMYHKYFVIDFGYMYCEDKKLLKYVFTKYNKKNYQISNQYSIKPSVTKFMFLSYNYKLNESLLLCQPMTGRTHQIRTHLKSLSFPISNDSHYNPNFEKEYMTKTEKLHFEDQQNVKNNSIEKYSHFPLIPFLNTSFNWLYNDSIDLNNIDNEENLNNYFFKNLNSSTYHSSGIFLHSFRYTWDQVFDIFTLFPKWCNLFYIPKSILIFLLYGCLSAARQN; this is translated from the coding sequence ATgcacttttttatttcattcttgacaataatatttatattaatagaaaTTGTTCAATCATTTAAAATCATGAAGATTGTTGTAGAAAAGACAAGCGGATTAAATGTTGtggataaaaaatttaagccaaaatattttattaaaaataaattaagatTTGTTTCTCCATAtgtttatacatataaattgTTTGCCAAAAAAAGATGgtttggaaaaaatatagtagATGTTTTAGCTTTTGAATTTTGTGCATATAATACagattattttttagaatcaataaaaaaaggatatataaaagttaataataaaaatattactaatgattatataattaagAGTAATGATTTTATTGAAcataaattgttattatttgaaaaaccagttttatataataaaataataattttatatgaagatgaaaattttatttgtgTAAATAAAGTGGCTAGTATGCCTACTCATCCAGTTGGTTCATATCAATATAACTCTCTTCTAagaattttacaaaattatattagCCAATCTGGAAAAAATGATACTCAAAATAAACATGacaatgaaataaatgatgATGTTGTTAAAATTGAtcttaaatttaaaaaaaataaatttaatgtttTGGATACAATATATACACAATGGAAAGAAACCAAAGAAAAATTGAAATTGAAATTGAAATCATcaaaatgtatttttaataatgataattatgAAGATATAAATCAAGGAAAtagcgaaaaaaaaaaaaaaaaaagaaaaaattatcataatgaCCAAAATTGCCTGAACGAGTCAggtaattttaataaaaaattggcTACAAATGATAACGAAAATAAAACAGAACAATTATCTAACTCTctcaatataataaatacaaatgaaataaataatgaatcaTCTATACTTAATAATGAATTAAGAACAAATGTTAAATCTGACATTTTGaagagagaaaaaaatataaatcttgtaaatgaaaaagattttttaaatttacatgataataataaaatttataaagaagaatgtaaacaaataaatacgaaattaaataaatataaaaataatgaaatagaaAAAGATAATAACAAAGATGAttcttatatttatacattacACAGATTAGATAAGTTAACATCAGGAATTGTGTTATttgggaaaaataaaaaattttcgACAATATTTTCAGAATATGTgtgtgataataaaataacaaaatcaTATATAGCACGTGTAGAAGGTGATTTTagaaatttaattaaaaaattgattattgaaaataaaatattaaaaagtgatgataataattttaacgaagatgatgaaataaataaactatatgatgaatattgtaaaaataataaaataaaaaatgatgatatataTCAATTTAATGGTGATTATCCTGGTGCCtcatttaaaaatgatatatttttgtatcgtaacaaatataaaaatgaaagatataacgataaaaataaagaagctGAATTTAAAAACTTAATTAAttctataaataaaaataataaatatgtagaCGAACTTTTTGATATGTCAAAATTTGAAGATGTTCAGAATAACCATGTTCAAAATGGTGAATTAGATACtcaaaatcaaaaaaaaatggaagaaGATTTTGAAATgtatcataaatattttgttatagATTTTGGATATATGTATTGTgaagataaaaaattgttaaaatatgtttttacaaaatataataaaaaaaattatcaaatttCTAATCAATATTCTATAAAACCTAGTGTAACtaaatttatgtttttatcatataattaCAAACTTAATGAGTCACTTCTATTATGTCAACCAATGACTGGTAGAACCCATCAAATTAGAACCCATCTCAAAAGTTTGTCTTTTCCTATATCAAATGATTCACATTATAATCCAAACTTTGAAAAAGAATACATGACAAAAACAGAAAAATTACATTTTGAAGATCAACAAAATGTTAAGAATAATagtatagaaaaatattcaCATTTTCCACTTATTCCTTTTTTGAATACCTCATTTAATTGGCTATATAATGATAGTattgatttaaataatatagataatgaagaaaatttaaataattatttttttaaaaatctTAATAGTTCTACTTATCATAGTTCAGGCATTTTTCTACATTCATTTAGATACACTTGGGATCAAGTTTTCGATATTTTTACTCTTTTTCCAAAATGgtgtaatttattttatatccCCAAATctattttgatatttttgttataCGGATGTTTGTCAGCGGCTCgtcaaaattaa